From Panicum hallii strain FIL2 chromosome 2, PHallii_v3.1, whole genome shotgun sequence, a single genomic window includes:
- the LOC112883613 gene encoding thaumatin-like protein 1 isoform X1 has product MGSSSTISLLFFLIPVLLPGAMATIFVFTNRCPETIYPGVQTNPNRPAFPTTGFALPPGPDAAFPGVPAGWSGRIWGRYRCATDASGSFGCASGDCATGHVECNGAGNQAPSTLAEFTLNGQGGRDFYDISNVDGFNVPIQILPYGGQSCATVTCAANINAACPPELAARAAGGATVGCRSACGAFNTDEFCCRGEFGSPDRCRPSRYSQFFKAQCPLAYSYAFDDGSSTFTCASGGNYQIIFCP; this is encoded by the exons ATGGGAAGCTCCTCAACCATTTCTTTGCTCTTCTTCTTGATCCCAGTTCTTCTGCCAG GCGCCATGGCAACAATTTTCGTGTTCACAAACAGGTGCCCGGAGACGATCTACCCCGGCGTGCAGACGAACCCCAACCGGCCGGCGTTCCCGACCACCGGCTTCGCGCTGCCGCCCGGCCCCGACGCCGCCTTCCCCGGCGTCCCCGCCGGCTGGTCAGGCCGCATCTGGGGCCGCTACCGCTGCGCCACCGACGCCTCCGGCAGCTTCGGGTGCGCGTCCGGCGACTGCGCCACGGGGCACGTCGAGTGCAACGGCGCCGGCAACCAAGCGCCGAGCACGCTGGCCGAGTTCACGCTCAACGGCCAGGGCGGCAGGGACTTCTACGACATCAGCAACGTCGACGGCTTCAACGTGCCCATCCAG ATCCTGCCGTACGGCGGCCAGAGCTGCGCGACGGTGACCTGCGCCGCCAACATCAACGCGGCGTGCCCGCCGGAgctggcggcgcgggcggcgggcggcgccacgGTGGGGTGCCGGAGCGCGTGCGGGGCGTTCAACACGGACGAGTTCTGCTGCCGCGGGGAGTTCGGGAGCCCGGACAGGTGCCGGCCCAGCAGGTACTCGCAGTTCTTCAAGGCGCAGTGCCCGCTGGCCTACAGCTACGCCTTCGACGACGGGAGCAGCACCTTCACCTGCGCCTCCGGCGGCAATTACCAGATCATCTTCTGCCCTTGA
- the LOC112883613 gene encoding thaumatin-like protein 1 isoform X2, protein MATIFVFTNRCPETIYPGVQTNPNRPAFPTTGFALPPGPDAAFPGVPAGWSGRIWGRYRCATDASGSFGCASGDCATGHVECNGAGNQAPSTLAEFTLNGQGGRDFYDISNVDGFNVPIQILPYGGQSCATVTCAANINAACPPELAARAAGGATVGCRSACGAFNTDEFCCRGEFGSPDRCRPSRYSQFFKAQCPLAYSYAFDDGSSTFTCASGGNYQIIFCP, encoded by the exons ATGGCAACAATTTTCGTGTTCACAAACAGGTGCCCGGAGACGATCTACCCCGGCGTGCAGACGAACCCCAACCGGCCGGCGTTCCCGACCACCGGCTTCGCGCTGCCGCCCGGCCCCGACGCCGCCTTCCCCGGCGTCCCCGCCGGCTGGTCAGGCCGCATCTGGGGCCGCTACCGCTGCGCCACCGACGCCTCCGGCAGCTTCGGGTGCGCGTCCGGCGACTGCGCCACGGGGCACGTCGAGTGCAACGGCGCCGGCAACCAAGCGCCGAGCACGCTGGCCGAGTTCACGCTCAACGGCCAGGGCGGCAGGGACTTCTACGACATCAGCAACGTCGACGGCTTCAACGTGCCCATCCAG ATCCTGCCGTACGGCGGCCAGAGCTGCGCGACGGTGACCTGCGCCGCCAACATCAACGCGGCGTGCCCGCCGGAgctggcggcgcgggcggcgggcggcgccacgGTGGGGTGCCGGAGCGCGTGCGGGGCGTTCAACACGGACGAGTTCTGCTGCCGCGGGGAGTTCGGGAGCCCGGACAGGTGCCGGCCCAGCAGGTACTCGCAGTTCTTCAAGGCGCAGTGCCCGCTGGCCTACAGCTACGCCTTCGACGACGGGAGCAGCACCTTCACCTGCGCCTCCGGCGGCAATTACCAGATCATCTTCTGCCCTTGA
- the LOC112883631 gene encoding thaumatin-like protein 1, whose product MGTSKTILLLFYLVSVFAAGAMAATFVFRNNCNETIYPGVQTNPGRPAFPTTGFQLQPGAEAQYRGVAGTWAGRIWPRHRCSPGGASGGGGLSCASGDCAGRLECAGAGNQPPSTLAELALGGSGGNDFYDISNVDGFNVPLQIGPAGAGAGCATVTCGADINAACPLELAVRAADGGTVGCKSACLAFDTDEHCCRGEYGTPGRCRPSRYSEFFKHKCPQAYSYAYDDRTSTFTCATGAGYNIVFCP is encoded by the exons ATGGGAACCTCGAAGACCATTTTGTTGCTCTTCTATTTGGTCTCTGTTTTTGCGGCAG GCGCAATGGCAGCAACATTCGTGTTCAGAAACAACTGCAACGAGACGATCTACCCCGGCGTGCAGACGAACCCCGGCAGGCCGGCCTTCCCGACCACCGGCTTCCAGCTTCAGCCCGGCGCCGAGGCCCAATACCGCGGCGTCGCGGGCACCTGGGCCGGCCGCATCTGGCCTCGCCACCGCTGCTCCCCCGGCGGCgcctcgggcggcggcggcttgtcGTGCGCGTCCGGTGACTGCGCGGGGAGGCTCGAgtgcgccggcgccggcaacCAGCCGCCGAGCACGCTGGCCGAGTTGGCGctcggcggctcgggcggcaaCGACTTCTACGACATCAGCAACGTCGACGGCTTCAACGTGCCCCTCCAGATCGGGCCGGCCGGTGCCGGCGCCGGCTGCGCGACGGTGACGTGCGGCGCCGACATCAACGCGGCGTGCCCGCTGGAGCTGGCGGTGAGGGCGGCGGACGGAGGCACGGTGGGGTGCAAGAGCGCGTGCCTGGCGTTCGACACCGACGAGCACTGCTGCCGCGGGGAGTACGGGACCCCGGGCAGGTGCCGGCCGAGCAGGTACTCGGAGTTCTTCAAGCACAAGTGCCCGCAGGCCTACAGCTACGCCTACGACGACCGGACCAGCACCTTCACCTGCGCCACCGGCGCCGGCTACAACATCGTCTTCTGCCCTTGA
- the LOC112883630 gene encoding probable alpha-1,6-mannosyltransferase MNN10 encodes MAERSRPRRAVDHRHRLRLRRLLVLLPLALLLSQLPALLLRRANSLGRRCLPGAPDRLVRGPRLSLAIVTLADEGASGSRARRSFRGVLAATARNKRAYAAAHGYRLVALPASAVDPRRPPSWSKVLALRAHLRRHHWLFWNDADTLVTNPEIPLERILFSVIGHSDFDDSPDLVLTEDFGGVNAGVFFIRRSKWSERFMDTWWNQTSFVQFGSTKSGDNAALKHLIDHLSAEEMQAHVRIAKMQCLFNSYPWVLTWKSAHRLVFHLPTTWKGAYSDGDFMIHFAGLDDKKGWTNKIVGDIETLR; translated from the exons ATGGCCGAGCGGTCGcgtccgcgccgcgccgtggaCCACCGGCATCGCCTTCGCCTCCGTcggctcctcgtcctcctcccgcTCGCTCTCCTCCTCTCGCAGCTCCccgcgctcctcctccgccgcgccaACTCACTCGGCCGCCGGTGCCTGCCCGGCGCCCCCGACCGCCTCGTCCGGGGCCCCCGCCTCAGCCTCGCCATCGTCACCCTCGCCGACGAGGGCGCGAGCGGGTCGCGCGCGCGGCGGTCCTTCCGCGGCGTGCTGGCGGCCACCGCGCGGAACAAGCGCgcgtacgcggcggcgcacgggtaCCGCCTCGTCGCGCTCCCCGCGTCCGCCGTCGACCCCAGGCGCCCGCCCAGCTGGAGCAAGGTCCTCGCGCTCCGCGcgcacctccgccgccaccactggCTCTTCTGGAACGACGCG GACACCCTGGTTACTAATCCAGAAATCCCGCTG GAGAGGATTTTGTTCTCAGTGATAGGAcatagtgattttgatgactcACCTGATCTTGTTCTGACAGAAGATTTCGGTGGTGTGAATGCTG GAGTTTTCTTCATAAGGAGGTCAAAATGGAGTGAGAGGTTTATGGATACATGGTGGAACCAGACTTCATTTGTTCAGTTTGGTTCCACAAAAAGTGGAGATAATGCAGCACTAAAGCATCTAATTGATCACTTATCAGCTGAAGAAATGCAAGCACATGTTCGAATAGCAAAAATGCAGTGCCTCTTCAATTCCTACCCTTGGGTCCTCACATGGAAGTCGGCCCATCGCCTCGTCTTCCACCTGCCAACTACATGGAAAG GGGCTTATTCAGATGGAGACTTCATGATTCATTTTGCTGGTTTGGATGACAAGAAAGGTTGGACAAATAAGATTGTTGGAGATATAGAAACTCTAAGATGA